A portion of the Cyanobium sp. PCC 7001 genome contains these proteins:
- the pstA gene encoding phosphate ABC transporter permease PstA, whose product MATSSPLPLDGPQQADSLFVRRPLRFDPSLKRNRINRLCTSVVALFATVAVLPLVLVLLFVLIQGGRLISLRLFTELPPPPGLEGGGIGNAVLGTLVVTLIASLIAVPIGVGGGIYLTEYSQRGWFARFVSFGNDVLAGVPSIICGVFVYGVVVATRIFFNQSYSAVAGGIALATLMLPTVIKTTDEGLKLVPQELRWGAYGVGASKFVTVMRITLPAAFTPIATGIVLGIARAAGETAPLIFTALFSPFWPDGVFNPIATMSVLIFNFAIMPYEAQNELAWAASFVLVMMILVANLLARWLSSLART is encoded by the coding sequence ATGGCAACGTCCTCTCCCCTGCCCCTGGACGGACCTCAGCAAGCCGACAGCCTGTTCGTGCGTCGGCCGCTGCGCTTCGACCCCAGCCTCAAGCGCAACCGCATCAATCGCCTCTGCACCTCCGTGGTGGCCCTGTTCGCCACCGTGGCCGTGCTGCCCCTGGTGCTGGTGCTGCTGTTCGTGCTGATTCAGGGAGGCCGGCTGATCAGCCTGCGACTCTTCACCGAGCTGCCGCCGCCACCCGGTCTGGAGGGAGGAGGCATCGGCAACGCGGTGCTGGGCACCCTGGTGGTGACACTGATCGCCTCGCTGATCGCCGTGCCCATCGGCGTCGGCGGAGGGATCTACCTCACCGAATACTCCCAGCGCGGCTGGTTCGCCCGCTTCGTGAGCTTCGGCAATGACGTGCTGGCCGGAGTGCCCTCGATCATCTGCGGCGTGTTCGTGTACGGGGTGGTGGTGGCCACCCGGATCTTCTTCAACCAGAGCTACAGCGCCGTGGCCGGCGGCATCGCCCTGGCCACCCTGATGCTGCCCACGGTGATCAAGACCACCGACGAGGGGCTCAAGCTGGTGCCCCAGGAGCTGCGCTGGGGGGCCTACGGCGTGGGAGCCTCGAAGTTCGTCACGGTGATGCGCATCACCCTGCCGGCCGCCTTCACGCCGATCGCCACCGGCATCGTGCTGGGAATCGCCCGGGCTGCGGGGGAAACGGCTCCGCTGATCTTCACGGCCCTGTTCTCACCCTTCTGGCCGGATGGCGTGTTCAACCCGATCGCCACCATGTCGGTGCTGATCTTCAACTTCGCGATCATGCCCTACGAGGCCCAGAACGAACTGGCCTGGGCCGCTTCGTTCGTGCTCGTGATGATGATTCTCGTGGCCAATCTGCTGGCCCGCTGGCTCAGCAGCCTGGCCCGCACCTGA
- the dnaK gene encoding molecular chaperone DnaK: MGRIVGIDLGTTNSVVAVLEGGRPVVIASAEGSRTTPSVVGFSRDQELLVGQLARRQLVLNPRNTFANLKRFVGRQWEELEESSLGVPYTIRANDQGNVRVVCPATEREYAPEELVASILRKLVDDAATYLGEPVEAAVITVPAYFNDAQRQATRDAGRLAGIAVERILNEPTAAALAYGFDRAAAKQVLVFDLGGGTFDVSVLRIAQGVFDVKATSGDTQLGGNDWDRRIVDWLADGFQKEHDLDLRRDRQALQRLTEAAEKAKMELSGVQTTPISLPFIATGADGPLHIETSLERSRFEALCPDLLDRLLRPVQRALRDSGLAADEIDDVVLVGGSTRMPMVQAMVRTLIPREPCQSVNPDEVVAIGAAVQAGILTGELRDLMLNDVTPLSLGLETIGGAMKVLIPRNTPIPVRKSDVFSTSEANQSSVEIHVLQGERQMACDNKSLGRFRLSGIPPAPRGVPQVQVSFDIDANGLLQVSATDRTTGRQQSVSIQGGSNLSEEEIAKLIEEAEQKAAEDRRKRAAIDRRNKALTLVAQAERRLRDASVELGPYGAERQQRAVEMALRDVQDLMALEERGDADPGELDLAVSQLQEALYALNRRLLSERRSEQGPLQGLKNTLGSLKDELFADDDWDDWNRPGSDPWAMPPGRYGGSFGAGAGYGRDRGWADDGGRREPLESYGAGGYDTDRYGPERYGPERYGADRYAPAPDEADRYAPEPSYGSGRSQAEPYGADPYGADRYGSDRNPADDLDREDPAAYDPAPYGAAPAERGPYETPAPRRQARGGIPRQVAPVPDDDPWGDV, from the coding sequence ATGGGTCGCATCGTCGGCATCGACCTCGGGACCACCAACTCGGTGGTGGCGGTGCTCGAGGGCGGCCGTCCGGTGGTGATCGCCAGCGCCGAAGGCAGCCGCACCACGCCGTCGGTGGTGGGCTTCAGCCGCGATCAGGAGCTGCTGGTGGGGCAGCTGGCCCGCCGCCAGCTGGTGCTCAACCCCCGCAACACGTTCGCCAATCTCAAGCGCTTCGTGGGACGCCAGTGGGAGGAGCTGGAGGAATCCAGCCTCGGAGTGCCCTACACGATCCGTGCCAACGACCAGGGCAACGTGCGGGTGGTGTGCCCCGCCACCGAGCGGGAGTACGCCCCCGAGGAGCTGGTGGCCAGCATCCTGCGCAAGCTGGTGGATGACGCAGCCACCTACCTCGGCGAGCCGGTGGAAGCTGCCGTGATCACGGTGCCCGCCTATTTCAACGACGCCCAGCGCCAGGCCACCCGCGATGCCGGTCGCCTCGCCGGCATCGCCGTGGAGCGCATCCTCAACGAACCCACCGCCGCCGCGCTGGCCTACGGCTTCGATCGTGCTGCCGCCAAGCAGGTGCTCGTGTTCGACCTCGGCGGCGGCACCTTCGATGTGTCGGTGCTGCGCATCGCCCAGGGGGTGTTCGATGTGAAGGCCACCAGCGGTGACACCCAGCTGGGCGGCAACGACTGGGACCGCCGCATCGTGGACTGGCTGGCGGACGGCTTCCAGAAGGAGCACGACCTCGACCTTCGCCGCGACCGCCAGGCCCTGCAGCGCCTCACCGAGGCGGCGGAGAAAGCGAAGATGGAACTGAGCGGGGTGCAGACCACCCCGATCTCGCTGCCGTTCATCGCCACCGGCGCCGACGGCCCCCTCCACATCGAGACGAGCCTCGAGCGCAGCCGCTTCGAGGCCCTCTGCCCTGATCTGCTCGACCGGTTGCTGCGTCCGGTGCAGCGGGCCCTGCGCGATTCCGGCCTGGCGGCTGATGAAATCGACGACGTGGTGCTGGTGGGGGGCTCCACCCGCATGCCCATGGTGCAGGCGATGGTGCGCACCCTGATCCCGCGGGAGCCCTGCCAGTCGGTGAATCCCGACGAGGTGGTGGCGATCGGGGCGGCCGTGCAGGCCGGCATCCTCACCGGCGAGCTCCGCGACCTGATGCTCAACGACGTCACCCCCCTGTCCCTGGGGCTGGAGACGATCGGTGGCGCCATGAAGGTGCTGATTCCCCGCAACACGCCGATTCCGGTGCGCAAGAGCGATGTGTTCAGCACGTCGGAGGCCAACCAGAGCTCGGTGGAGATCCACGTGCTGCAGGGTGAGCGCCAGATGGCCTGCGACAACAAGAGCCTGGGCCGCTTCCGCCTGTCCGGCATCCCGCCGGCCCCCCGGGGCGTGCCCCAGGTGCAGGTGTCGTTCGACATCGACGCCAACGGTCTGCTGCAGGTGTCGGCCACCGACCGCACCACCGGGCGCCAGCAGAGCGTGAGCATTCAGGGCGGCTCCAACCTCAGCGAAGAGGAGATCGCCAAGCTGATCGAGGAGGCGGAGCAGAAGGCGGCGGAGGATCGCCGCAAACGCGCCGCCATCGACCGCCGCAACAAGGCCCTCACCCTGGTGGCCCAGGCGGAACGCCGCCTGCGGGATGCGTCGGTGGAACTGGGGCCCTATGGCGCCGAGCGCCAGCAGCGGGCGGTGGAGATGGCCCTGCGGGACGTGCAGGATCTGATGGCCCTCGAGGAGCGCGGCGACGCCGATCCGGGCGAACTCGACCTGGCGGTGAGCCAGCTGCAGGAGGCGCTCTATGCCCTCAACCGGCGGCTGCTGAGTGAGCGTCGCAGCGAGCAGGGGCCGCTCCAGGGCCTCAAGAACACCCTGGGCTCGCTCAAGGACGAGCTCTTCGCCGACGACGACTGGGACGATTGGAACCGACCCGGCAGCGATCCCTGGGCCATGCCCCCGGGTCGCTATGGCGGATCCTTCGGTGCCGGCGCTGGCTACGGCCGCGATCGGGGCTGGGCCGACGACGGGGGCCGCCGCGAGCCCCTGGAGAGCTACGGGGCCGGCGGATACGACACGGACCGCTATGGGCCCGAGCGCTATGGGCCCGAGCGCTACGGGGCCGACCGCTACGCGCCTGCTCCAGACGAGGCCGACCGGTATGCCCCTGAGCCCTCCTATGGCTCCGGTCGTTCCCAAGCTGAGCCCTACGGAGCTGACCCCTACGGAGCTGATCGTTACGGATCTGATCGCAATCCCGCCGATGACCTCGATCGGGAGGATCCGGCGGCCTACGACCCGGCGCCGTACGGAGCCGCGCCCGCGGAGCGTGGGCCCTACGAGACCCCAGCTCCGCGCCGGCAGGCCCGCGGCGGCATCCCCCGCCAGGTCGCTCCGGTACCCGACGACGACCCCTGGGGTGACGTTTGA
- the pstC gene encoding phosphate ABC transporter permease subunit PstC, protein MTADLLPAASGKALGEASADAFTLRRRPPAEKLLDIGFRQLTLSLAAVVALLLLGIFLVVLRGSQEAIQSFGLGFLTTSAWDPVNDQYGALIAIYGTLVSSLLALLIAVPLGVGTAIFITEDLVPPLLRDALGLMVELLAAIPSVVLGLWAIFVMEPAIRPALNLLHSLLGWSPLFDTAPKGPGMAPAILILVVMILPIITAISRDALNQVPPELRQGAYGVGTTRWGAITSVILPAAVSAITGGVMLALGRAMGETMAVTMIIGNSLNFSFSLLAPGNTIAAMLANQFGEASGIQVSALMYAALVLMVLTFLVNVLAQWLVRRLSLRY, encoded by the coding sequence ATGACGGCGGACCTCCTTCCAGCGGCCAGCGGCAAGGCGCTCGGCGAGGCCAGCGCTGACGCCTTCACCCTGCGGCGGCGGCCCCCCGCCGAGAAGCTGCTGGATATCGGCTTCCGCCAGCTCACGCTGAGCCTGGCCGCCGTGGTGGCCCTGCTGCTGCTGGGAATCTTTCTGGTGGTGCTGCGAGGCTCCCAGGAGGCGATCCAGAGCTTCGGGCTCGGCTTCCTCACCACCTCGGCCTGGGATCCGGTCAACGACCAGTACGGCGCACTGATCGCCATCTACGGAACCCTGGTGAGTTCCCTGCTCGCCCTGCTGATCGCCGTTCCCCTCGGGGTGGGCACTGCGATCTTCATCACCGAAGACCTGGTGCCCCCCCTGCTGCGTGATGCGTTGGGGCTGATGGTGGAGCTCCTGGCGGCCATCCCTTCGGTGGTGCTCGGGCTCTGGGCGATCTTCGTGATGGAGCCGGCCATCCGGCCGGCGCTGAACCTGCTGCACAGCCTGCTGGGCTGGTCGCCCCTGTTCGACACCGCGCCGAAAGGGCCCGGCATGGCGCCGGCGATCCTGATCCTGGTGGTGATGATCCTGCCGATCATCACGGCCATCTCCCGCGACGCCCTCAATCAGGTGCCGCCGGAGCTGCGCCAGGGCGCCTACGGGGTGGGCACCACCCGCTGGGGCGCGATCACCAGCGTGATCCTGCCGGCGGCGGTGTCGGCCATCACCGGCGGCGTGATGCTCGCCCTTGGACGTGCGATGGGCGAAACCATGGCCGTCACCATGATCATCGGCAATTCCCTCAACTTCAGCTTCTCCCTGCTGGCACCGGGCAACACGATTGCCGCCATGCTCGCCAACCAGTTCGGTGAGGCCAGCGGCATTCAGGTGTCGGCCCTGATGTACGCGGCTCTGGTGCTGATGGTGCTCACCTTCCTGGTGAATGTGCTGGCCCAGTGGCTGGTGCGTCGCCTCAGCCTCCGTTACTGA